A genomic stretch from Enterobacter oligotrophicus includes:
- a CDS encoding winged helix DNA-binding protein, which produces MTAKKSATPINHDDITDGRIVSSRHLVSERCAELSELEYALIMTSNAFNKWMVRCMTAAGEPDMGAFDVSLLHHVNHRDRKKKLADICFVLNVEDTHVVTYALKKLVKAGYVTSEKAGKELYFSTTDEGKALCMKYRDVREACLINIHAESGISGTSIGETAQLLRTISSLYDTAARAAASL; this is translated from the coding sequence ATGACCGCAAAAAAGAGTGCTACCCCAATTAATCACGACGATATTACTGACGGCCGTATCGTTTCCTCTCGCCATCTGGTGTCTGAGCGTTGCGCTGAGCTATCGGAGCTGGAGTACGCGCTGATCATGACCAGCAATGCCTTCAACAAATGGATGGTTCGCTGCATGACGGCAGCCGGTGAGCCGGATATGGGCGCTTTCGATGTTTCGCTTCTGCACCATGTTAATCACCGCGACCGCAAGAAAAAGCTGGCCGATATCTGTTTCGTTTTGAACGTGGAAGATACCCACGTGGTGACGTATGCGCTGAAAAAGCTGGTAAAAGCGGGCTATGTGACAAGTGAGAAAGCAGGTAAAGAACTCTATTTCTCGACAACAGATGAAGGAAAAGCGCTGTGCATGAAATATCGGGACGTGCGTGAAGCCTGTCTGATCAACATTCATGCAGAAAGTGGTATTTCGGGCACCTCTATCGGGGAAACCGCGCAGTTGCTCAGAACGATATCGTCACTGTATGACACCGCCGCGCGGGCGGCGGCATCACTGTGA
- a CDS encoding SDR family oxidoreductase — protein sequence MSAGNNPTLHYPRPPFVEQPQQAPGLASEMKPLPDHGETSYIGSGKLSGKKALITGGDSGIGRAVAIAYAREGADVAIGYLPEEEADAASVIALIRAEGRKAIAIPGDIRVESFCDTLVEKAVAELGGLDILVNNAGRQQYCESIDNLTTADFDATFKTNVYAPFWITKAALRHLSAGAVIINTSSVQAFKPSGILVDYAQTKACNVAFTKSLAKQLGPRGIRVNAVAPGPYWTPLQSSGGQPQSKVQKFGEDTPLGRPGQPVEIAPLYVLFASDTCSFASGQVWCSDGGTGVA from the coding sequence ATGTCTGCAGGAAATAACCCCACACTTCATTATCCTCGCCCACCGTTTGTGGAACAACCGCAACAGGCCCCAGGGCTGGCATCAGAAATGAAACCCTTACCGGATCATGGCGAAACAAGCTATATCGGCTCAGGGAAACTTTCAGGGAAAAAAGCCTTAATCACCGGCGGAGACTCCGGTATTGGCCGGGCCGTTGCCATCGCCTATGCGCGTGAAGGTGCAGACGTCGCCATTGGTTACCTGCCGGAGGAAGAGGCCGACGCAGCGTCGGTGATTGCCCTAATCCGGGCTGAGGGCCGCAAAGCCATAGCGATCCCCGGCGATATCCGGGTTGAGTCTTTCTGCGATACCCTGGTGGAAAAAGCGGTCGCTGAACTGGGCGGGCTGGATATCCTGGTCAATAACGCCGGACGCCAGCAATACTGCGAATCTATCGACAATCTCACCACGGCGGACTTCGACGCGACATTTAAAACCAACGTCTATGCCCCTTTCTGGATAACGAAGGCCGCCCTACGTCATCTTTCCGCCGGTGCCGTTATCATCAATACCTCATCCGTCCAGGCGTTTAAACCCAGTGGAATTCTGGTGGACTATGCCCAGACCAAAGCCTGTAACGTTGCATTCACCAAATCACTGGCGAAACAGCTTGGACCGCGCGGGATTCGGGTTAACGCTGTTGCGCCAGGGCCGTACTGGACACCGCTTCAGTCGAGTGGCGGCCAGCCACAGTCAAAAGTGCAGAAGTTTGGTGAAGATACGCCGCTGGGCAGGCCGGGCCAGCCGGTTGAAATCGCTCCGCTTTATGTCCTGTTCGCATCCGATACCTGCTCGTTTGCGTCCGGGCAGGTATGGTGTTCCGACGGCGGAACGGGTGTCGCATAA
- the treZ gene encoding malto-oligosyltrehalose trehalohydrolase, whose amino-acid sequence MESRMFQKHWGAEFISDDVVRFRVWAEGQKMLTLRLAEKDIPMVAAGDGWFQVDVTGVNHGAEYQFVLQDGMTIPDPASRAQKGDVNGPSVVIDSRVSHHVSQAWKGRPWEETVIYELHVGTFTQEGTFRAAIDKLPWLAELGITQLEVMPVSQSGGTRGWGYDGVLLYAPHSAYGTPDDFHAFIDAAHGLGLSVVLDIVLNHFGPEGNYLPLLSPAFFHQDRMTPWGNGIAYDVEPVRQYITEAPLFWLTEYHLDGLRFDAIDQIIDSSETHILQAIAERIREVIPERHIHLTTEDSRNVIFLHPRDEQGKTPLFTAEWNDDFHNAAHVFATGETHAYYQDFAFEPEKKFARALTEGFVYQGEISLQTGKSRGVECHTQPPTFFVDFIQNHDQIGNRAQGDRLITLAGPDKTRVLLAALLLSPHIPLLFMGEEYGETHPFLFFTDFHGDLANAVREGRAKEFTGHAGHDESVPDPNAISTFLRSKLDWNKATTDEGKAWLRLTRNLLLLRHRYIVPLLRQTGAVEGSVLQAVPGMVAVSWRFPSGTLSLALNIGKKSVELPELPGETLFTWPEADDVLLPNSVVVRFAAGDASL is encoded by the coding sequence ATGGAATCCAGAATGTTTCAAAAACACTGGGGTGCTGAGTTTATTTCCGATGACGTTGTACGTTTTCGCGTCTGGGCTGAAGGGCAAAAAATGCTTACGTTGCGGCTTGCGGAAAAGGATATTCCGATGGTGGCTGCAGGCGACGGTTGGTTTCAGGTTGACGTTACAGGCGTTAATCACGGCGCGGAGTATCAGTTCGTTTTACAGGACGGCATGACGATACCCGATCCTGCCTCGCGGGCGCAGAAAGGTGATGTGAACGGGCCTTCTGTGGTTATTGACTCGCGCGTTTCGCATCACGTAAGCCAGGCCTGGAAAGGGCGTCCGTGGGAAGAGACGGTCATTTATGAACTGCACGTGGGGACGTTTACTCAGGAAGGGACGTTCAGGGCCGCTATCGATAAACTCCCCTGGCTGGCAGAACTGGGTATTACGCAACTGGAAGTGATGCCCGTTTCTCAGTCTGGCGGGACACGGGGATGGGGTTACGACGGCGTGTTGCTCTATGCGCCACATTCAGCGTATGGCACGCCGGATGATTTTCATGCCTTTATCGACGCCGCCCACGGGCTCGGGCTTTCGGTGGTTCTGGATATCGTTCTGAATCACTTCGGCCCCGAAGGTAACTATCTGCCACTGCTGTCACCGGCTTTTTTTCACCAGGATCGCATGACGCCGTGGGGCAACGGCATTGCCTATGACGTGGAACCCGTCAGGCAATATATCACTGAAGCACCGTTATTCTGGTTAACGGAATATCATCTGGACGGGTTACGGTTCGATGCCATTGATCAGATTATTGATTCTTCAGAAACACATATCTTACAGGCGATCGCTGAACGTATTCGTGAGGTGATCCCTGAGCGTCATATCCATCTCACCACGGAAGATAGCCGCAACGTCATTTTCCTGCATCCACGGGATGAACAGGGCAAGACGCCGCTCTTTACCGCCGAGTGGAATGATGACTTTCACAACGCCGCACATGTATTTGCCACTGGCGAGACGCACGCTTATTACCAGGACTTTGCGTTTGAGCCTGAGAAAAAATTCGCGCGGGCGCTTACAGAAGGGTTTGTATACCAGGGCGAAATTTCGCTTCAGACGGGGAAATCGCGCGGCGTGGAATGCCATACTCAGCCGCCAACATTCTTTGTCGATTTTATTCAAAACCACGACCAGATCGGTAATCGCGCGCAGGGAGACAGGCTCATCACGCTTGCTGGTCCTGATAAAACACGCGTTTTACTTGCCGCACTGCTTCTTTCGCCCCACATTCCTTTGCTGTTTATGGGGGAAGAGTATGGTGAAACCCATCCGTTTCTCTTTTTCACCGATTTCCACGGCGATCTTGCTAACGCCGTGCGGGAAGGGCGCGCAAAAGAGTTTACGGGCCATGCCGGTCACGATGAATCCGTCCCGGACCCGAATGCGATAAGCACCTTCTTACGTTCAAAACTCGACTGGAATAAGGCGACAACCGACGAAGGAAAAGCATGGCTGCGTTTGACGAGAAACCTGCTTTTATTGCGTCATCGCTATATTGTGCCACTACTTCGACAAACCGGTGCCGTGGAGGGAAGCGTTCTGCAGGCGGTGCCTGGCATGGTTGCGGTGAGCTGGCGATTCCCGTCAGGTACGCTGTCGCTGGCGCTCAATATCGGTAAAAAAAGCGTTGAATTACCCGAACTGCCGGGAGAAACCCTCTTTACCTGGCCGGAGGCAGACGACGTTTTGCTTCCGAACAGCGTCGTTGTTCGCTTTGCTGCCGGAGACGCCTCGTTATGA
- a CDS encoding DUF979 domain-containing protein: MMTLITINRVYYLIGFVVMLLVVMTLRDRGNPKRFTTALFWFLFGGIFLFGDLMVQELGRSLAYRIIGGCVIVIALLAGFGLVGKGHYKMSTEPERVASSERLKNWLFLPALMIPVVTVIGTLFLKGVSIGGVYLLDQKQLTLAALCVACVAAILTGWWLTRGTPLHAIRQSRRLVDTIGWAIILPQMLAMLGGVFVVANTGDSVQKVVSLFVNPDSRFMLVVIYCVGMALFTMIMGNAFAAFPVLSAGIALPFLINVHHGNPAPLLAIGMYAGYCGTLMTPMAANFNIVPAALLELKDKYQVIKIQIPTALTLLVVNVFLMYFLVFR; this comes from the coding sequence ATGATGACACTGATCACCATTAACCGCGTTTACTACCTGATTGGCTTTGTCGTGATGTTGCTGGTCGTTATGACCCTGCGCGATCGTGGTAATCCTAAGCGCTTTACGACCGCACTGTTCTGGTTTTTATTCGGCGGGATCTTTCTGTTTGGCGACCTTATGGTGCAGGAGCTGGGCAGGTCGCTGGCGTACCGGATTATTGGCGGCTGCGTGATCGTTATTGCCTTGCTGGCAGGTTTCGGGCTGGTCGGGAAGGGCCATTACAAAATGTCTACGGAGCCTGAACGCGTCGCCTCGTCTGAGCGCCTGAAAAACTGGCTCTTTTTACCGGCGTTGATGATCCCGGTAGTGACGGTGATCGGCACGCTGTTCCTCAAAGGCGTCTCGATTGGCGGTGTCTACCTGCTTGACCAGAAACAGCTTACGCTGGCGGCGCTGTGCGTGGCGTGTGTCGCCGCGATCCTGACGGGATGGTGGCTGACGCGGGGTACGCCACTGCATGCAATTCGTCAATCCCGGCGACTGGTGGATACCATTGGCTGGGCGATCATTCTGCCACAGATGCTCGCCATGCTGGGCGGTGTGTTTGTGGTCGCCAACACGGGCGATTCTGTTCAGAAAGTGGTGAGCCTGTTTGTTAATCCTGATAGCCGCTTCATGTTGGTGGTGATTTATTGTGTCGGCATGGCGCTTTTCACCATGATTATGGGCAATGCCTTTGCAGCATTCCCGGTATTGAGCGCGGGCATTGCCTTACCCTTTTTGATTAACGTCCATCATGGTAATCCGGCTCCGCTACTGGCAATTGGCATGTATGCGGGCTATTGCGGCACGTTGATGACGCCGATGGCCGCGAATTTCAATATCGTTCCCGCAGCGTTACTGGAACTGAAAGATAAATATCAGGTGATCAAGATCCAGATCCCGACCGCGTTAACGCTGTTGGTGGTGAATGTCTTTTTAATGTATTTCCTCGTGTTTCGCTGA
- the glgX gene encoding glycogen debranching protein GlgX: MLKDQTFEIRAGHGQQPGANYDGKGVNFALFSAHAERVELCLFDPTGKTEIARLELPEYTHEVWHGYVPDLKPGALYGYRVYGPYDPENGHRFNPHKLLVDPYARELVGDIEWNEAHFGYELGHEDKDLSFDTRDSAPFTPKCKVIDPDAFDWQDNNRPNVPWPNTVVYESHVKGFTQLNPAIPPELRGTFEGMGHKASVDYIKSLGITSVELLPVHWFPDDQHLLDRGLKNFWGYNTLGFFAPASRYYGPAGIQGFRDMVRAYHDAGIEVILDVVYNHTAEGNELGPTLSFKGIDNFCYYRTLPDQHRYYINDTGTGNTVNTSHPRVLQMVMDSLRYWAESMHIDGFRFDLGTILGREPEGFDPRGGFFDAISQDPVLSRLKLIGEPWDIGPGGYQVGGFPPGWGEWNDKYRDTVREYWKGNNVSTDFAARLLGSGDLYDLRGRRPWASVNFITAHDGFTLNDLVSFNEKHNADNGEENNDGHNENLSCNYGEEGPTENPDIIATRERQKRNFLTTLFFSHGTPMLLAGDEFGRTQKGNNNGYCQDSEISWINWKGLSENDTALRDFTRRVIALRAEQPLLRRESWRDGLEIRWFNAGGGPQQSEQWDEGSTLGVSISRPDLKQEEGIWHDVLMLFNPFEGSVPFQIPQFGEGGWVLELSTAADTTPGEVFTSTVDYELPGRSITLFRRP; this comes from the coding sequence ATGCTAAAGGATCAAACGTTTGAAATCCGGGCCGGTCATGGCCAGCAGCCAGGCGCTAATTATGATGGCAAGGGCGTTAACTTCGCTCTCTTTTCCGCTCACGCCGAGCGCGTGGAACTGTGCCTGTTCGATCCCACGGGTAAAACGGAAATCGCCCGTCTGGAGCTGCCGGAATATACCCATGAAGTCTGGCACGGCTACGTGCCCGATCTGAAGCCGGGTGCGCTTTATGGGTATCGTGTTTACGGGCCTTACGACCCGGAGAACGGCCACCGATTCAACCCGCATAAACTGCTTGTTGACCCGTATGCACGCGAACTGGTGGGTGATATCGAGTGGAACGAGGCCCATTTCGGCTATGAACTGGGGCATGAAGACAAGGACCTGAGTTTTGATACGCGTGACAGCGCGCCCTTCACGCCAAAATGCAAGGTCATCGACCCGGATGCTTTTGACTGGCAGGATAACAACCGGCCGAACGTTCCCTGGCCGAATACCGTCGTTTATGAGAGCCACGTGAAGGGGTTCACCCAGCTTAATCCGGCCATTCCGCCTGAACTGCGCGGCACGTTCGAGGGGATGGGGCATAAAGCCTCAGTTGATTACATCAAAAGTCTGGGCATTACGTCCGTTGAGCTGCTTCCCGTTCACTGGTTCCCGGACGATCAGCACCTGCTCGACCGAGGGTTAAAGAACTTCTGGGGCTATAACACGCTGGGCTTTTTTGCCCCGGCGTCTCGCTATTACGGACCTGCGGGTATTCAGGGGTTTCGCGACATGGTGCGTGCATACCACGACGCGGGCATCGAGGTCATTCTTGACGTGGTGTATAACCACACGGCGGAAGGGAATGAACTGGGGCCGACGCTTTCATTTAAGGGCATTGATAACTTCTGTTACTACCGCACGTTGCCGGATCAGCACCGGTACTACATCAATGATACCGGTACGGGAAATACCGTAAACACATCGCACCCGCGCGTGTTGCAGATGGTTATGGATTCGCTGCGTTATTGGGCTGAATCCATGCATATTGACGGTTTTCGCTTCGATCTGGGGACCATACTTGGGCGTGAACCTGAAGGTTTTGATCCGCGCGGTGGCTTTTTCGATGCCATCAGTCAGGACCCTGTTTTATCCAGACTCAAGCTCATCGGTGAGCCCTGGGACATAGGTCCTGGGGGTTATCAGGTGGGCGGTTTTCCGCCAGGCTGGGGGGAGTGGAACGATAAATATCGCGATACCGTGCGGGAATACTGGAAGGGCAATAATGTCTCCACCGATTTTGCCGCACGACTGCTCGGCTCCGGTGATTTGTATGATTTGCGCGGCCGTCGCCCCTGGGCCAGCGTCAATTTTATTACCGCCCATGACGGCTTTACGCTAAACGATCTGGTTTCCTTTAACGAGAAGCATAATGCCGATAATGGCGAAGAGAATAACGACGGACATAACGAAAACCTCTCCTGCAACTATGGCGAGGAAGGGCCGACAGAAAATCCGGATATTATCGCTACCCGTGAGCGACAAAAACGTAATTTCCTGACGACGCTCTTTTTCTCCCACGGTACGCCAATGCTGCTGGCGGGGGATGAATTTGGCCGGACGCAAAAGGGCAACAATAACGGCTATTGCCAGGACAGCGAGATCTCGTGGATTAACTGGAAAGGGCTGTCTGAAAACGACACTGCGCTTCGCGACTTTACCCGGCGTGTGATTGCACTGCGTGCAGAACAGCCGCTGTTACGTCGTGAAAGCTGGCGTGACGGGCTTGAAATCCGCTGGTTCAATGCCGGTGGCGGCCCGCAGCAGTCTGAACAGTGGGATGAAGGCTCGACGCTCGGTGTCTCTATCAGCCGGCCGGACCTTAAACAGGAAGAGGGCATCTGGCACGATGTGCTGATGCTCTTTAACCCCTTTGAAGGCAGCGTCCCGTTCCAGATCCCGCAGTTTGGTGAAGGGGGCTGGGTGCTGGAACTGTCAACGGCTGCGGATACGACTCCCGGAGAGGTCTTCACCAGCACCGTGGATTACGAGCTGCCCGGACGAAGTATTACCCTCTTCAGGCGTCCTTAA
- the treY gene encoding malto-oligosyltrehalose synthase — MIPSATYRIQFRNGMTFDRVVELVPYLKDLGISHLYASPVFTATHDSTHGYDVVDPNEIEPAIGGRAGFDRMASALRQAGMGLILDIVPNHMSTSLENRWWRDVIEYGQQSRYARYFDIDWSRPLTLPFLGDTFEAELEKGAITLKRDTVTGKAALVYYDTAYPLNPATVADDKTLAELHEAQSWRLMSWREASKQLSWRRFFEITGLVGVRVEDEAVFNDTHRLILDLVHAGVVDGLRIDHVDGLADPLGYLQRLRQATGPACYITVEKILAKGEQLPAEWPVSGTTGYEFIASLAEVLVDDNNLERLENIHDQTVGGTVDRHDALRDAKGLMTDRNFEGEFTTLLTIATDLARQNGLALHSDDIRHTLRELLIAFPVYRTYGTAEGLTPSDVALLNRVVARITTPEPALSLIMRILTGDVQPHSRDAAALFRTRFQQLTGPLMAKSVEDTLFFRHNLELALNEVGADPTPQAFSLARFHQEMRIRLARQPDALLGTSTHDTKRGEDARARLYTLTEAPEQWGENLARWRQMNQTQVRFLNDGTAPNAADTWMIYQALAGVWPATLSPDDRDGLKSLEDRFLGFIEKALREAKQRTDWIDSNESYENVVLDYVRHLLSSDNTLFLHDFCESLQPFIRAGLMNSLSQTVIKLTAPGVPDIYQGSEALNCSLVDPDNRREPDFAVLRANLSIGDSGLFHHEQRWRDGSVKQYVTATLLRLRPHYPALFRYGDWLPLKVSGERENNLIVYARVKDDSALIVAVPRLVFDVTTPDTLWANTTVAIPEELTGKRYRDLFTGESRMLEETLDLTSESGYLLVLLTCE; from the coding sequence ATGATCCCTTCCGCTACGTACCGTATTCAGTTTCGCAATGGAATGACCTTTGATCGCGTTGTTGAACTGGTGCCGTATCTGAAAGATCTCGGCATTAGTCACCTTTATGCATCACCGGTGTTTACGGCCACCCATGATTCCACGCATGGCTATGATGTGGTCGACCCGAATGAGATAGAGCCCGCTATAGGCGGGCGCGCGGGTTTTGATCGGATGGCAAGCGCGCTCCGTCAGGCAGGGATGGGGCTGATCCTGGATATTGTCCCTAACCATATGTCGACATCCCTTGAAAACCGCTGGTGGCGGGACGTCATTGAGTATGGTCAGCAGAGCCGCTATGCACGCTATTTTGATATCGACTGGTCGCGCCCGCTGACGTTACCGTTTCTCGGCGATACTTTTGAGGCGGAGCTGGAGAAGGGGGCAATCACGTTAAAACGTGACACTGTCACCGGAAAGGCAGCACTGGTCTATTATGACACCGCCTATCCTCTTAACCCGGCAACCGTTGCGGATGATAAAACCCTTGCAGAGCTGCACGAGGCGCAAAGCTGGCGGCTGATGTCCTGGCGAGAGGCATCGAAGCAGCTCTCCTGGCGGCGCTTCTTCGAGATCACAGGCCTTGTGGGTGTCAGAGTTGAAGATGAAGCAGTTTTTAACGATACGCACCGTTTGATCCTGGATCTTGTCCACGCTGGCGTTGTTGATGGCTTGAGGATTGATCACGTTGATGGGCTTGCCGATCCATTAGGTTACCTGCAGCGTCTGCGCCAGGCCACCGGCCCGGCGTGTTACATCACGGTTGAGAAAATCCTGGCGAAGGGGGAGCAACTCCCCGCCGAATGGCCGGTATCGGGCACGACCGGGTATGAATTTATCGCCTCGCTTGCCGAAGTGCTGGTGGACGACAACAACCTGGAACGCCTCGAAAATATTCATGACCAGACGGTGGGCGGAACGGTTGATCGTCATGATGCGCTGCGTGACGCCAAAGGTCTGATGACCGATCGCAACTTTGAGGGTGAATTCACGACGTTACTGACCATCGCCACGGATCTGGCCCGGCAAAACGGACTTGCGCTCCACAGTGACGACATCCGGCACACATTGCGGGAACTGCTTATCGCTTTTCCGGTTTACCGTACCTACGGCACGGCTGAAGGGTTAACGCCGTCCGATGTTGCGCTGCTTAATCGCGTTGTCGCCCGCATTACTACCCCTGAACCCGCACTTAGCCTGATCATGCGTATCCTGACCGGCGACGTGCAGCCGCACAGCCGAGACGCGGCAGCACTTTTCAGAACCCGCTTTCAACAGCTGACCGGGCCACTGATGGCGAAATCGGTAGAAGATACGCTGTTCTTTCGCCATAACCTGGAGCTTGCGTTGAATGAAGTGGGGGCCGACCCGACTCCGCAGGCTTTCTCTTTGGCGCGTTTTCACCAGGAGATGCGCATCCGTCTTGCCCGTCAGCCTGACGCGCTGCTGGGGACGTCAACACATGATACCAAGCGCGGCGAGGATGCGCGTGCGCGCCTTTACACGCTGACGGAAGCACCGGAGCAGTGGGGCGAAAACCTGGCGCGCTGGCGGCAAATGAACCAGACGCAGGTGCGTTTTCTTAATGACGGCACCGCGCCGAACGCGGCCGATACCTGGATGATCTATCAGGCACTTGCTGGCGTCTGGCCTGCAACGTTATCGCCGGACGATCGCGACGGGCTGAAATCACTCGAAGATCGTTTTCTCGGCTTCATTGAAAAAGCACTGCGCGAGGCCAAGCAACGTACCGACTGGATCGACAGCAACGAAAGCTATGAAAACGTGGTGCTGGATTATGTGCGGCATCTGCTTTCTTCGGATAACACGCTGTTCCTGCATGATTTTTGTGAATCTCTGCAACCGTTCATCCGCGCCGGGCTCATGAACAGCCTGAGCCAGACGGTCATCAAGCTGACCGCGCCCGGTGTGCCGGATATCTATCAGGGAAGTGAAGCGCTCAATTGTAGCCTGGTCGATCCGGATAACCGCCGCGAGCCGGATTTTGCGGTGCTCAGGGCTAACCTCAGTATCGGCGATTCGGGTTTGTTTCATCACGAACAGCGCTGGCGAGACGGAAGTGTGAAGCAGTACGTCACGGCGACGCTATTACGGCTCCGGCCGCATTATCCGGCGCTTTTCCGCTACGGTGACTGGCTGCCGTTAAAAGTGAGCGGCGAGCGCGAAAATAACCTGATTGTCTATGCTCGCGTCAAAGACGACTCTGCATTGATTGTCGCCGTGCCGCGTCTGGTTTTTGATGTAACAACCCCCGACACGCTGTGGGCCAATACCACGGTCGCCATACCCGAAGAACTGACCGGGAAGCGCTACCGGGATCTGTTTACCGGTGAAAGCAGGATGCTGGAGGAAACGCTGGATTTGACCTCTGAATCGGGATACCTGCTGGTTCTGCTTACTTGCGAATAA
- a CDS encoding DUF2891 domain-containing protein — MELTQHQADAFARMPLTYLRQEYPNHIMHLLNDDGDVLPPRELHPVFYGCFDWHSAVHGYWLLLRCVRLYPELPCREEITTLFNEHMTEEKVARELAYFNAPYRASFERPYGYGWLLALAQELKQSSLPQAERWYQTLQPLTQDIRNRLVDYLSKLTYPIRVGTHYNTAFALALGLDYAREVNDNTLEQSILAAANRFYLADTHYPAHYEPGGDEYISGALTEALLMSKVAEDFPAWFDQFLPEVGAVNALMEPAEVSDRTDPKIAHLDGLNLSRAWCMKHIAQALPANHAQQRALKDSVARHLSASVEHVVGSHYSGGHWLASFALLALE; from the coding sequence ATGGAATTAACGCAACATCAGGCTGACGCTTTTGCCCGGATGCCTTTGACCTATTTGCGACAGGAATACCCGAACCACATTATGCATTTGCTTAATGACGATGGTGATGTGTTGCCACCGCGGGAACTGCATCCTGTTTTTTATGGCTGTTTTGACTGGCACTCGGCGGTACACGGTTACTGGCTGCTGTTGCGCTGCGTTCGCCTTTATCCTGAACTGCCGTGCCGGGAAGAGATAACCACACTGTTTAATGAACACATGACGGAAGAGAAGGTTGCGCGGGAGCTGGCGTATTTTAACGCGCCGTACCGCGCCTCCTTTGAGCGTCCGTATGGGTACGGCTGGCTGCTGGCGCTGGCTCAGGAGCTGAAGCAGTCATCGTTGCCGCAGGCTGAGCGCTGGTATCAGACGCTGCAGCCCTTAACGCAGGATATTCGTAACCGGCTGGTTGATTATCTCAGCAAGCTGACTTATCCAATTCGGGTCGGTACGCATTACAACACCGCATTCGCGCTGGCGTTGGGGCTGGATTATGCCCGCGAGGTAAATGACAACACTCTGGAGCAATCCATTCTGGCAGCAGCGAACCGGTTTTATCTCGCGGACACTCATTATCCTGCACATTATGAACCCGGTGGAGATGAGTACATTTCCGGTGCGCTCACCGAAGCGTTGTTGATGAGTAAGGTGGCGGAAGATTTCCCGGCATGGTTTGATCAGTTCCTTCCTGAGGTAGGGGCAGTGAACGCTCTTATGGAACCGGCGGAAGTGAGCGATCGGACAGACCCGAAAATTGCACACCTGGACGGATTAAACCTGAGTCGCGCCTGGTGTATGAAGCATATTGCTCAGGCGCTGCCTGCGAACCATGCACAGCAAAGGGCGCTGAAGGATTCTGTGGCGCGGCATCTGTCTGCAAGCGTGGAGCACGTGGTGGGAAGCCATTACAGCGGCGGGCACTGGCTGGCCAGTTTTGCGTTGCTGGCGCTGGAGTGA
- a CDS encoding VF530 family DNA-binding protein, giving the protein MTAHISKDPLHGVTLEMQVNALVARYGWSELGNRIKINCFRKDPSVKSSLKFLRRTPWARAEVEALYLDSLSDNTDVEADVPAFNPWTNNRLTRN; this is encoded by the coding sequence ATGACTGCACACATTTCTAAAGATCCTTTGCATGGCGTAACGCTGGAAATGCAGGTAAACGCGCTGGTTGCGCGATATGGCTGGAGCGAACTGGGCAACCGAATCAAAATCAACTGTTTCAGAAAAGACCCCAGCGTCAAATCGAGTTTGAAATTTTTGCGCCGCACCCCGTGGGCGCGTGCAGAAGTTGAAGCGCTGTATCTGGATTCCCTGAGTGATAACACAGACGTTGAAGCGGATGTCCCGGCCTTTAACCCGTGGACCAACAACAGATTGACCAGGAACTAA
- a CDS encoding DUF969 domain-containing protein, with amino-acid sequence MDGSTLLPLIGIPVVVIGFALRFNPLLVVVVAGLATGLLVGMDFGMLLETFGEKFVNSRSLATFILILPVIGLLEYYGLKERAQAWVAKIASATSARILMLYFVAREGTAALGLMSLGGHAQTVRPLLAPMAEGAALNEYGELPQHIRDKIKAHAAACDNIAVFFGEDIFIAFGAVLLIDAFLKENGIQGIEPLHIGLWAIPTAIAALIIHMTRLLRLDASIRRDVMAWKAEQGTQEIAS; translated from the coding sequence ATGGACGGTTCTACACTGTTGCCACTTATCGGGATACCGGTAGTGGTTATTGGTTTTGCACTGCGCTTCAACCCGCTGCTGGTTGTCGTGGTGGCGGGGCTGGCGACGGGTCTGTTAGTCGGCATGGATTTCGGAATGTTGCTGGAAACCTTTGGCGAGAAGTTCGTCAACAGTCGTTCGCTGGCCACCTTCATTTTGATCCTGCCGGTGATTGGTCTGCTGGAATATTACGGGCTGAAAGAGCGTGCCCAGGCCTGGGTGGCGAAGATTGCCAGTGCGACCTCGGCACGTATTCTGATGCTCTATTTTGTCGCGCGCGAGGGGACGGCCGCGCTGGGGCTGATGTCGCTTGGCGGCCATGCACAGACGGTGCGTCCGCTGCTTGCGCCAATGGCCGAAGGGGCGGCACTCAATGAATACGGCGAGTTACCGCAACACATCCGCGATAAAATCAAAGCCCATGCTGCCGCGTGCGACAATATCGCGGTCTTCTTTGGTGAAGATATTTTTATCGCCTTTGGCGCGGTATTACTGATCGACGCGTTCCTGAAAGAGAATGGCATTCAGGGCATCGAACCGCTGCACATCGGTTTATGGGCCATTCCGACTGCCATTGCGGCATTGATTATTCATATGACGCGCTTGCTGCGCCTTGACGCCAGCATTCGTCGCGATGTTATGGCCTGGAAAGCAGAGCAGGGTACGCAGGAGATCGCATCATGA